A part of Pirellulales bacterium genomic DNA contains:
- a CDS encoding phosphoglycerate dehydrogenase, translating into MRVLIADSFETSGQQALAALGCEVLYEPKLSDELLAQAARNLKPDVLVVRSTKVSAAALEAPSLKLVVRAGAGYNTIDVAAASKRGIYVSNCPGKNSIAVAELAFGLMLALDRHLADNVIALRAGKWNKKQFSQARGLFGRTLGLVGMGQIAQEMLIRARGFGMPVIAWSRSLTADRAAQWNIGYKSTLLEVASGADVVSVHLALTKETRGILGDDFFKAMRPEAYFINTARGELVDQAALVSAMHERGIRVGLDVYANEPTTGTGEFTDSITQEPGLYGTHHIGASTEQAQEAIAAETVRIIRSFQETGRVPNAVNIARQTPATCILSVRHRDRPGVLARVLDAISAARINVQEMENVVFEGAEAAVANIHLETAPTEGILKTLRRAEPDVFELRLTSLGE; encoded by the coding sequence GTGCGAGTGTTGATTGCCGACAGCTTTGAAACATCGGGCCAGCAAGCGCTCGCGGCCTTGGGTTGCGAGGTTTTGTACGAGCCCAAGTTGTCCGACGAATTGCTGGCCCAGGCGGCGCGCAACCTCAAGCCGGATGTTCTCGTGGTGCGCTCAACCAAGGTCAGCGCCGCGGCGTTGGAAGCGCCATCGCTGAAACTGGTGGTGCGGGCCGGAGCCGGTTACAACACCATCGACGTGGCTGCCGCTTCGAAGCGCGGCATTTACGTTTCGAACTGCCCTGGAAAAAATTCCATCGCTGTGGCGGAGCTGGCGTTTGGGCTAATGTTGGCGCTGGACCGGCATTTGGCCGACAACGTGATCGCCCTGCGGGCCGGAAAATGGAACAAGAAACAGTTTTCGCAAGCCCGCGGACTGTTTGGCCGCACGCTGGGATTGGTTGGCATGGGTCAAATTGCGCAGGAGATGCTAATTCGCGCCCGCGGCTTCGGCATGCCAGTGATTGCCTGGAGCCGCAGCCTGACGGCAGATCGTGCGGCCCAATGGAACATCGGATATAAAAGCACGCTTTTAGAGGTGGCCAGCGGGGCCGACGTGGTCAGCGTGCATTTGGCATTGACGAAGGAAACACGCGGCATCCTTGGGGACGATTTTTTCAAAGCCATGCGGCCGGAAGCTTATTTTATCAACACGGCCCGGGGCGAACTGGTCGATCAAGCAGCGCTTGTTTCGGCCATGCACGAACGGGGTATTCGTGTGGGGTTGGATGTCTATGCCAACGAGCCTACGACGGGCACCGGCGAATTTACCGACTCGATTACACAGGAGCCCGGTTTGTACGGCACGCACCATATTGGCGCTTCGACCGAACAGGCGCAGGAAGCCATTGCGGCCGAAACCGTGCGCATTATCCGCAGTTTTCAAGAAACCGGGCGCGTGCCTAATGCGGTGAACATTGCCCGACAGACGCCGGCGACGTGCATTTTGTCGGTGCGGCATCGTGATCGGCCGGGAGTGTTGGCGCGGGTGTTAGATGCCATTAGTGCGGCGCGCATTAACGTTCAGGAAATGGAAAACGTGGTGTTCGAAGGGGCGGAGGCGGCGGTGGCAAACATTCATTTGGAAACCGCGCCGACGGAAGGCATACTGAAGACACTGCGCCGCGCAGAGCCGGATGTGTTTGAATTGCGGCTGACTTCACTCGGCGAATAA